One window of the Parasphingopyxis algicola genome contains the following:
- the mreC gene encoding rod shape-determining protein MreC, which translates to MASNGSKRPGFSRRARFGLFAGYVVAITGALVGAGLVLIAIFDPQGFSAIRGGVSDVTAPISSTGRGAVQSGGRIDDYVGNWWNAGRQNAELRAELETARRELIEARATEQENRRLRELLNLIEGETETLATARLVNSSLTSARRMATLFAGRNQGVMSGQPVRAADGLVGRILDSGRHASRVLLLTDRSNIVPVRLTRDGTPAFTTGRGDGTLEVRSLEAGRNPFEQGDILVTSGTGGIYPPGVPVAVISEVFGDSALATPLANPASLDFAIVQPAYEPPVEETETPEEDETAGTGAGPGFSETP; encoded by the coding sequence ATGGCCTCAAACGGATCGAAGCGCCCCGGATTTTCCCGCCGCGCGCGTTTCGGCCTGTTCGCCGGATATGTGGTGGCGATCACCGGCGCGCTTGTCGGCGCCGGCCTCGTGCTGATCGCGATCTTCGACCCGCAGGGCTTTTCGGCAATCCGCGGCGGCGTCAGCGATGTCACCGCGCCGATCTCCTCGACCGGGCGCGGCGCCGTGCAGAGCGGCGGGCGGATCGACGATTATGTCGGCAACTGGTGGAATGCGGGCCGGCAGAATGCCGAACTGCGGGCCGAGCTGGAGACCGCACGGCGGGAGCTGATCGAAGCCCGGGCGACCGAACAGGAAAACCGCCGGCTGCGCGAACTGCTGAATCTCATCGAAGGAGAAACCGAAACGCTGGCCACCGCCCGGCTCGTCAATTCGAGCCTCACCAGTGCGCGGCGCATGGCGACGCTGTTCGCCGGCCGCAACCAGGGCGTGATGTCCGGCCAGCCGGTGCGCGCCGCCGACGGCCTGGTCGGGCGCATCCTCGACAGCGGCCGCCACGCGTCGCGCGTGCTGCTGCTCACCGACCGCTCCAACATCGTACCCGTCCGGCTGACGCGGGACGGCACCCCGGCCTTCACGACGGGTCGCGGCGACGGCACCCTCGAGGTCCGTTCGCTCGAGGCCGGGCGCAATCCGTTCGAACAGGGCGACATCCTCGTGACGAGCGGAACCGGCGGCATCTATCCGCCGGGCGTTCCGGTCGCCGTGATCTCAGAAGTGTTCGGCGATTCCGCGCTCGCGACGCCGCTCGCCAACCCCGCCTCGCTCGATTTCGCGATCGTCCAGCCCGCCTATGAGCCGCCGGTCGAGGAAACCGAAACGCCCGAAGAAGACGAGACAGCCGGCACCGGCGCCGGGCCCGGCTTTTCGGAGACGCCATGA